The DNA region CGTGAAGATGGGGACGGCCGTCCAGGTCGTCATCGGGACCGACGCCGACCCGATCGCCGCCGACATCGAAGACATGATGTGACGCTCGCGCTGTGCTGAGCATGGGTGAGGGCCCTGTTCCGGTTGCCGGGACAGGGCCCTCACCCGTGCGTGGGCGCCCCCGTTCCGGCGCTCCGCGCCTCGTCCTCAAGCGCCGGACGGGCTTTCTCCCGCCCACCCGCCCGAACCTGCGCCACCTGGCCCACAGCCCCGCGCATCCCAGCCCGCCATGGGGCTCCCCCCGTCCGGCCTGTGGCGGGTGTGCGTCCCGATAGGCTCGGGCCATGTCTCGTATCGACGGCCGTACCCCCGAACAGCTCCGCCCGGTCACCATCGAGCGTGGGTGGAGCAAGCACGCCGAGGGCTCCGTCCTCGTTTCCTTCGGTGACACCAAGGTCTTCTGCACGGCCTCCGTCACGGAGGGCGTGCCCCGCTGGCGCAAGGGCAGCGGCGAAGGCTGGGTCACCGCCGAGTACTCGATGCTCCCGCGGTCCACCAACACCCGCGGCGACCGCGAGTCCGTACGCGGCAGGATCGGCGGCCGTACGCACGAGATCAGCCGCCTCATCGGCCGCTCGCTGCGTGCCGTCATCGACTACAAGGCCCTCGGCGAGAACACCATCGTCCTGGACTGCGACGTCCTCCAGGCCGACGGCGGCACCCGCACCGCCGCCATCACCGGCGCGTACGTCGCCCTCGCCGACGCCGTCGCCTGGGCCCAGGGCAAGAAGCTGGTCAAGGCCGGCCGCAAGCCCCTCACCGGCACGGTCAGCGCGGTCTCCGTCGGCATCGTCGGCGGCGTACCGCTGCTCGACCTCTGCTACGAGGAGGACGTGAAGGCCGACACCGACATGAACGTCGTGTGCACCGGCGACGGCCGCTTCGTCGAGGTGCAGGGCACCGCCGAGGCCGAGCCGTTCGCCCGCGAGGAGCTGAACGCGCTGCTCGACCTCGCCGTCGGCGGCTGCGCCGACCTCGCCGCGTACCAGCGCCAGGCGCTGGAAGCGGTCACGTAGGGCAGCACGCGGAGCGCGGCCCAAGTGGCTCACGGTGCGATCGAGTTGAGTACGAGTGCGGGCGGTTCGCGGTTCGGTCCGCCCGGCGTGGGAAGCAACCCTCGGGGCCCGGACGGGCGTTCTTACGGATGCGGGCGCACGGGCCAGCCGTACGCCCGCCCGAAACGGGGAGGGATTTCCGCATGGCCGCGCGCCACCGCCGTACCGCTACCGCCATCATCACCGCTCTGATCGCAGTTCCGGCGGTCTCCGGCCTCGTGGCCTGCGACCCCGTCGACAAGGCCGTCGACTGCGTCAAGACGGCCGACGCGATCCACGACAGCGTCGAGGAGATGCAGGAGGCCGCCCAGGACGCCGCGCTGAACCCCAGCAAGGCCGATGAGGCGCTCGACGACGTCGAGGACAGCCTCGGCGACATCCGCGACAAGTCCGACGACGCCGACGTGGACAAGGCCCTCGACCACCTGGAGAAGGCCGTCGACAACATCCGCGACGCCTCCAAGGACGGCGGCGACAAGTCGCCCGACCTCAGCCCGGCCGTCGACGCGGCCAAGGAGCTGACGAAGGTCTGCACCGACTGACCGAGGCCGACGGCGCGCCCCTTTCCTGAAGACACGGCGAGCGGCGCGCCGAGAGGCTCCGCGCGTGTCACGCCGACGGGACGGGGCGGCCCGCCACGCGCCGGTCACGGGGTCGCGATACTGGTCCCATGACCCGCCTCATCCTCGCCACCCGCAACGCCGGCAAGCTCACCGAACTCACGGCGATCCTCGCCGCCGCCGGGCTCGACCACGAGCTGGTCGGCGCCGACGCCTACCCGGACGTCCCCGACGTCAAGGAGACCGGCGTCACCTTCGCCGAGAACGCGCTCCTGAAGGCGCACGCCCTGGCCGATGCCACCGGCCTGCCCGCCGTCGCCGACGACTCGGGCCTGTGCGTCGACGTGCTCGGCGGCGCCCCGGGCATCTTCTCCGCGCGCTGGGCGGGCCGCCACGGCGACGACCGCGCCAACCTGGACCTGCTGCTCGCCCAGCTCGGCGACATCGACGACCCGCACCGCGGCGCCCACTTCGCGTGCGCGGCCGCCCTCGCGCTGCCGGACGGCAGGGAGCGGGTGGTGGAGGGGCAGCTGCTCGGCACCCTGCGGCACACCCCGGCGGGCACCGGCGGCTTCGGCTACGACCCGGTGCTCCAGCCGGAGGGCGAGACGCGCACCTGCGCCGAGCTGACGGCGGACGAGAAGAACGCGATCAGCCACCGCGGCAAGGCGTTCCGCGCGCTCGTGCCGGCGGTGCGCGAACTGCTCGGTTGACCCGGACAGAACTCGGCTGACCCGGACAGAACCTGTCCTGGACTCGGCCGGACCCGGACCGGACACGGCGAAGGGCGCCTCCTCGGAGGCGCCCTTCGTGTCGCGTGCGGCCGGAGGGACTCGAACCCTCACGGGTGTTACCCCACTGGGACCTAAACCCAGCGTGACTGCCAGTTCCACCACGGCCGCGTGCCGCGACCATCGTAATCGCCGCCCCCTGGCGACGGCCGGGGGAGTCAGAACTTCGGCGCCGTGGCCTGCGCCTCGACCAGTTCGGCGGCCTCCTCCTTGCTCTCCACCGACGGCGGCGAGCCGCTGAGGGGCCGCTGCGCGGTCTCCTTCATGCAGGCCACCGCGACGATGCCGACGACGGCGGCGGCCATCGCGTAGTACGCGGGCATCATGTCCGTACCCGTGACGCTGATCAGCGCGGTGATCACCAGCGGCGCGGTGCCGCCGAACAGCGAGGCGGACAGGTTGTAGCCCACCGACAGGGAGCCGTAGCGCACGGGGGTGGGGAACAGCGCGGGGAGCGTCGCCGACATCGTGCCGAGCAGGCACACCAGGGACAGGCCGAGCATCAGCATGCCCGCCGAGACGGCGACCAGGGCGCCCTGCTTGATCAGCAGGAAGGCCGGGACCGACAGGACGAGGAAGCCCACCATGCCCGTCATCAGGAGCGGCTTGCGGCCGTAGCGGTCCGACAGGACGCCGATCCGGTTGATCACCAGCATCAGGACCACCATCGTGGCGATGAGGATCAGCAGCCCGTGCGTGTCGTCGTAGCCCATCTCGTCGGTCAGGTACGTCGGCATGTACGACAGGAGCATGTAGTCGGTGATGTTGTACGCGCCGACCAGGGCGATGCAGAGGATCAGCGTCGGCCAGTACTGGCGGAAGATCTTCGCGAGGTCGCCCTTGGCGGAGGTCTCGACGGTGGAGGCCGCCTCGGTCGCCGAGTGGTACGTCCGGTCCTCCAGCTTCTGGAACGCCGGAGTCTCGTCAAGACGCAGTCGCAGATACAGGCCGACCAGGCCGAGCGGGCCCGCGACCAGGAACGGGATCCGCCAGCCCCACGCCTCCATGGCGCCGTCGTCCAGGGTCGTGGTCAGGATGGTGACCAGGCCCGCCGCGCCCACGTACCCGGCGAGGGTGCCGAACTCCAGGAAGCTGCCGAAGTAGCCGCGCCGCTTGTCCGGCGCGTACTCGGCGATGAACGTGGAGGCGCCGCCGTACTCGCCGCCCGTGGAGAAGCCCTGCACCAGGCGGAAGACGATCAGGAGGACCGGGGCCCAGAAGCCGATGGCGGCGTAGCTCGGGATCAGGCCGATGGCGAAGGTGCCGACCGCCATCAGGATCATCGTCAGGGCGAGCACCTTCTTGCGGCCGATCTTGTCGCCCATCGGGCCGAACACCATGCCGCCGAGGGGCCGCACCAGGAACGACACCGCGAAGGTGGCGAACGACGAGATCAGCTGGGCGGTGTCGTTCCCGGACGGGAAGAAGACATGCCCGATGGTGACGGCCAGATAGCTGTAGATGCCGAAGTCGAACCACTCCATCGCGTTGCCCAGCGAGGCCGCCTTCACCGCGCGGCGCACGGCCGCCTCATCGGTGACCGTGATGTCGGTGCGCCGCAGGGGCGGGTTCCGGCGCCGTCTGATGGCCCGGAACAGGGTGCGGTGACGTTTCAGCGCCGCCGGGTCGGTGCCGGGCAGGACATCGGCCTCGGGGTCGGCCGGGTGCTGGCTGGCCGCCATGAAGTTGATCCTTTCGCTGACGGTGGTCCACGGGGTCACTTGCTCGCACTCCGCGATCGCAAACGAAAGCCCCCCGTGAGGGGGGCTTTGTCACATGCGGGGGCGGCGGGTGGACCGGCGCGGGAAAGGGGAGGTCAGACGCCCAGATCCCGGATGATCTTGGCCACGTGGCCGGTCGCCTTCACGTTGTAGAAGGCGTGCTCGACCTTGCCCGCCTCGTCCACGACGACCGTGGAGCGGATCACGCCGGTCACCGTCTTGCCGTACAGCTTCTTCTCGCCGAAGGCCCCGTACGCCTCCAGGGTCTCCTTGGACGGGTCGCCGACCAGCGTGACCTTCAGGTTCTCCTTCTCGCGGAACTTGGCGAGCTTCTCCGGCTTGTCGGGAGAGACGCCGATGACGTCGTAGCCCGCGGCCGCCAGCACGTCCAGGTTGTCGGTGAAGTCGCAGGCCTGCTTGGTGCAGCCGGGGGTCAGGGCGGCGGGGTAGAAGTACACGATGACCTTGCGGCCCTTGTGGTCCGCGAGGGAGACGTCCTTGCCGTCGGCGTCGGGCAGGGTGAAGGCGGGGGCGGTGTCCCCGGGCTGAAGTCGCTCGCTCATTTCCGGTCTCCTCGCAACTGCGCGCGCGGGCGCGCACGCATCAGGGTGTCGTGACGGAGTCGAGCGTAATAGGGGTGCCATGGGGTGCGACGGGGGCGAAGCTGACAGACTGTGGAACGACCAGTACCCAGTACACGGAACACACCCACGGAGGCAGCGCGGTGTCGGATGCGGATGCCAGGACCCCTGCGCAGATCGAGGCGGACATCAAGCGCCGGCGCGACCAGCTCGCCGAGACACTCGACGAGATCGGGGTGCGGGTCCACCCGAAGACGATCGTCGGGGACGCCAAGGCCAAGATCTCTTCGAGCGTCGACCAGTCCCTCGGTCGGGCCTACGTCAGCGCGAATCGCCTCGTCTCCGAGGTGAAGGCCCAGTTCGTCGCGGAGGACGGGGCGCCCCGCGTGGAGCGGATCGTGCCGGTGGCCCTGGTCGTGGTGGGCCTGGTGGGACTCCTCGCGGCGGGCTCCAAGCGCCGCAAGGGCTGACCCGGAGGCGTACAGGACGTGCGGGGGCAGGTAGGTTCGGGGCGTGAGCGCCAAGACATCTGAACCACGCACCCACGACGACAAGCTGCCGATCCGGATGCTGCACGACCGCGTGCTCGTGCGTCAGGACACCGCGGAGGGCGAGCGCCGCTCCGGCGGCGGCATCCTGATTCCCGCGACCGCGGCCGTCGGCAAGCGCCTGGCCTGGGCCGAGGTCGTCGCCGTGGGGCAGAACGTGCGCACGGTGGAGCCGGGCGACCGGGTCCTGTTCGACCCCGAGGACCGCGCCGAGGTCGAGGTGCGGGGCGTGGCGTACGTCCTGATGCGTGAGCGCGATCTGCACGCCGTGGCCGCGGACCGCTTCGAGGGTTCCGAGGACTCCACCGGGCTCTACCTGTAGCACCGGGAAGGGGCTGGTGACCATCGTCACCAGCCCCTTTTGTATGGCCTTTGCTACCTTGGAAGGACCCCGACGAGACGCGCCGTACCGGGATCCGCAAAGACGACGCACCCCTGAAGTCCCACTTTTCGGAGGTGCCGTCATGGCCTGGGTCCTGCTCGTCGTCGCCGGTCTGCTCGAGGTCGGCTGGTCGATCGGCATGAAGTTCACCGAGGGTTTCACCCGCCTGTGGCCGAGCGTGTTCACCGGCGCGGGCATCGTCGCCAGCATGCTGCTGCTGTCCCACGCCGCCAGGACCCTGCCCATCGGCACGGCCTACGGCGTGTGGGTGGGCATCGGGGCCGCCGGAGCCGCGGTCGTCGGCATGGTCGCGCTCGGCGAGCCCGCCACCGCCGCCCGGATCTTCTTCGTCTGCCTGCTGCTCGTCGCTGTCGTCGGCCTGAAGGCCACGAGCGGCCACTGAGGCCAGGACGCGGTGGCGGCCCGCCGGGACGAGCCGCCCGGCGGGCCCGCCCGCGTCAGTCGTCCCCGCGGCCGCGCGGCCCCGTGGCCGTCCCCTGAGTGAGCCCGCCCAGGGCGCCCTGCTGGCCGCCCTGGGCCGCGCCGCCGTCCGCGGCACCGCCGTCGGCGCCGCCTCCGGTCGGTCCCTGGGTCTGCCCCTGCGTCTGGCCCTGGTC from Streptomyces flavofungini includes:
- the rph gene encoding ribonuclease PH encodes the protein MSRIDGRTPEQLRPVTIERGWSKHAEGSVLVSFGDTKVFCTASVTEGVPRWRKGSGEGWVTAEYSMLPRSTNTRGDRESVRGRIGGRTHEISRLIGRSLRAVIDYKALGENTIVLDCDVLQADGGTRTAAITGAYVALADAVAWAQGKKLVKAGRKPLTGTVSAVSVGIVGGVPLLDLCYEEDVKADTDMNVVCTGDGRFVEVQGTAEAEPFAREELNALLDLAVGGCADLAAYQRQALEAVT
- the rdgB gene encoding RdgB/HAM1 family non-canonical purine NTP pyrophosphatase; protein product: MTRLILATRNAGKLTELTAILAAAGLDHELVGADAYPDVPDVKETGVTFAENALLKAHALADATGLPAVADDSGLCVDVLGGAPGIFSARWAGRHGDDRANLDLLLAQLGDIDDPHRGAHFACAAALALPDGRERVVEGQLLGTLRHTPAGTGGFGYDPVLQPEGETRTCAELTADEKNAISHRGKAFRALVPAVRELLG
- the proP gene encoding glycine betaine/L-proline transporter ProP, with the protein product MAASQHPADPEADVLPGTDPAALKRHRTLFRAIRRRRNPPLRRTDITVTDEAAVRRAVKAASLGNAMEWFDFGIYSYLAVTIGHVFFPSGNDTAQLISSFATFAVSFLVRPLGGMVFGPMGDKIGRKKVLALTMILMAVGTFAIGLIPSYAAIGFWAPVLLIVFRLVQGFSTGGEYGGASTFIAEYAPDKRRGYFGSFLEFGTLAGYVGAAGLVTILTTTLDDGAMEAWGWRIPFLVAGPLGLVGLYLRLRLDETPAFQKLEDRTYHSATEAASTVETSAKGDLAKIFRQYWPTLILCIALVGAYNITDYMLLSYMPTYLTDEMGYDDTHGLLILIATMVVLMLVINRIGVLSDRYGRKPLLMTGMVGFLVLSVPAFLLIKQGALVAVSAGMLMLGLSLVCLLGTMSATLPALFPTPVRYGSLSVGYNLSASLFGGTAPLVITALISVTGTDMMPAYYAMAAAVVGIVAVACMKETAQRPLSGSPPSVESKEEAAELVEAQATAPKF
- the bcp gene encoding thioredoxin-dependent thiol peroxidase, with product MSERLQPGDTAPAFTLPDADGKDVSLADHKGRKVIVYFYPAALTPGCTKQACDFTDNLDVLAAAGYDVIGVSPDKPEKLAKFREKENLKVTLVGDPSKETLEAYGAFGEKKLYGKTVTGVIRSTVVVDEAGKVEHAFYNVKATGHVAKIIRDLGV
- a CDS encoding DUF3618 domain-containing protein, with product MSDADARTPAQIEADIKRRRDQLAETLDEIGVRVHPKTIVGDAKAKISSSVDQSLGRAYVSANRLVSEVKAQFVAEDGAPRVERIVPVALVVVGLVGLLAAGSKRRKG
- a CDS encoding GroES family chaperonin translates to MLHDRVLVRQDTAEGERRSGGGILIPATAAVGKRLAWAEVVAVGQNVRTVEPGDRVLFDPEDRAEVEVRGVAYVLMRERDLHAVAADRFEGSEDSTGLYL
- a CDS encoding DMT family transporter; the encoded protein is MAWVLLVVAGLLEVGWSIGMKFTEGFTRLWPSVFTGAGIVASMLLLSHAARTLPIGTAYGVWVGIGAAGAAVVGMVALGEPATAARIFFVCLLLVAVVGLKATSGH